The Ooceraea biroi isolate clonal line C1 chromosome 1, Obir_v5.4, whole genome shotgun sequence genome has a window encoding:
- the LOC105280435 gene encoding serum response factor-binding protein 1, with translation MTNIEMNNEIVLLRHTVRQARVCVVNKLTKELKLLQNKHGNETQQERYKRKANKLISEIHALKTIKEDNISKYGIMDERSLTETLQDQSLSDGDRVMARIVHYKTLYKKITQFKEKFPNCKQYLTEQRKRPGKLKSKTKNVSKKNNLHKQDKNIKKRKVPLGENLPHSFEDDERNSELPEVKNVSRKRKKLSDTVVESKKLRETEESDTSADEGMDEQPNMTKLCNVTKEATIKRFTEFLGEQESNDDVQTSVEDRNPTGTTVTQENAVDDFFITENNQDYRSNQINAVTLNTNSRQPNAQTRAFPSNNRFTEQNAKYRNDTRLNKSQRYNELKCKPNLESRNKKTFMRTEKRETNKINKDVSKNNLHDIKNTEENVNLHPSWLAKKKQQEIMSQGFQGKKIVFSDY, from the exons ATGACGAACATTGAAATGAATAACGAG atcGTCCTTCTACGACATACGGTTCGTCAAGCACGTGTTTGTGTAGTGAACAAGTTAACCAAAGAACTTAAACTCTTGCAAAACAAACACGGAAATGAGACACAGCAGGAGAGGTATAAAAGAAAAGCCAATAAACTTATCTCCGAAATTCACGcattaaaaactattaaagaagataatatttcgaaatatgGTATCATGGATGAAAGAAGTCTAACCGAAACATTGCAAGATCAGTCTTTGAGTGACGGCGACCGTGTAATGGCAAGAATTGTTCATTACAAAACCCTCTACAAGAAAATAACGCAATTTAAAGAGAAGTTCCCGAATTGTAAACAGTATTTAACAGAACAAAGAAAGAGGCCTGGAAAGTTAAAAAGTAAGACTAAAAATGTGTCGAAGAAGAATAACCTGCATAAACAAGATAAGAACATAAAGAAACGGAAGGTTCCTCTCGGCGAAAATTTGCCACACAGTTTTGAAGATGACGAAAGAAATTCTGAGTTACCTGAAGTAAAGAATGTCTCACGTAAGCGCAAGAAATTATCGGATACAGTTGTAGAAAGCAAAAAGTTaagagagacggaggagaGTGATACCTCAGCTGATGAAGGTATGGATGAGCAGCCAAACATGACTAAACTGTGCAACGTTACAAAGGAGGCCAcgataaaaagatttacaGAATTCCTAGGAGAGCAGGAGTCCAACGACGATGTGCAGACATCTGTCGAAGATAGAAATCCCACGGGTACTACAGTCACGCAAGAGAATGCGGTAGATGATTTCTTCATCACGGAAAATAATCAAGATTACAGAAGCAACCAGATTAATGCTGTGACATTAAACACAAACTCTCGCCAACCTAATGCACAAACTAGAGCATTTCCGTCGAATAATCGGTTCACAgaacaaaatgcaaaatataggAATGATACAAGGTTGAATAAAAGTCAGAGATACAACGAGTTAAAGTGTAAACCAAATTTGGAGAGTcggaataaaaaaacatttatgagaacagagaaaagagaaactaacaaaataaataaggaCGTAAGtaagaataatttacatgatattaaaaatacggaAGAGAATGTCAATTTGCATCCCTCTTGGTTGGCTAAGAAGAAACAGCAAGAAATCATGAGTCAAGGATTTCAAGGCAAGAAAATTGTGTTCAGcgattattaa
- the LOC105280437 gene encoding 12 kDa FK506-binding protein, with translation MGVDVEVLSPGDGQTYPKTGQTVVVHYTGTLDNGKKFDSSRDRGVPFKFRIGKGEVIKGWDMGVAQMCVGQRAKLTCSPDFAYGSRGHPGIIPPNSVLIFDVELLKVEP, from the exons ATGGGCGTGGATGTCGAAGTCTTGAGTCCTGGAGACG GTCAAACCTATCCAAAAACTGGGCAAACAGTGGTTGTCCATTATACTg GTACTCTTGACAATGGGAAGAAATTTGATTCCAGCAGGGACCGTGGCGTGCCATTTAAGTTCAGAATTGGCAAGGGTGAAGTAATTAAGGGCTGGGATATGGGAGTCGCACAAATGTGCGTCGGCCAACGGGCAAAATTAACCTGTTCTCCAGATTTTGCCTACGGTAGCCGAGGCCACCCTGGAAT TATTCCACCAAACTCTGTTCTTATTTTCGATGTGGAGCTGCTGAAGGTGGAGCCCTGA
- the LOC105280436 gene encoding protein EFR3 homolog cmp44E produces MFGCCWCCAALRPRYKRLVDNIFPVNPQDGLIKNNMEKLTFYSLSSPEKLDRIGEYLFQRASRDIYRRRNGFVVIAMEAMDQLLVACHAQTLNLFVESFLKMVQKLLESTDPQLQILATQSFVRFANIEEDTPSYHTRYDFFVSKYSAMCHSNNDNPTIRKQIRLAGIQGLQGVVRKTLSDDLVENIWEPVHMDKIVPSLLYNMQNSRYADKEDATPDSPTEERLDPPQFAETCMRELIGRASFGHIRCVIRPVLRHLDNHQLWVPNYFAIHTFRIIMFSIQSQYSYTVVEALMTHLDDHSKSPPKIRTSMADTLSKIISIAAGESVGPSVLEIINSLLSHLRVSVTRNQSSSVDERLYQEALINALGEFANHLPDYQKIEIMMFIMSKVPYSQPDRVEPVGKGDVLLQSILLKSLLKVGTKYQTIQLNTTFPPSFLNPLLRMSLAADAEMRLLVQKIFHTLIDRHRNITKLAKPTVNVAELGLVIEKASRPDVIFIRKHGHEIYLALYESLEMCSNSVENLESIYTTLALLAIELASEETVMDLLRLVLSLQDLALTNVQISLSLKFNLHATVISLLVLISYVCNITALMDYAKKVVEARRNDSPHLLPDLQSKYDTGLTSRLAPALLVDQTVVHECLKGAGFDCGKLQGSGYSNSLQHRHSWVDAGRNSLADINSGGPELDSAGSSPSVQKKLPGEELTFESMKRILTENNNNQGVEEEKRMQLSEFFRNAPFQDLVSKTQPKHEVLQSKLSEIFNSLSVDPRNAVPTTGPQTDAKPSQTPAYEIHFPELFVY; encoded by the exons ATGTTcg GTTGTTGTTGGTGTTGTGCTGCATTACGTCCCAGATACAAAAGACTCGTTGACAACATCTTTCCAGTCAATCCACAG GATGGCTTGATTAAAAACAATATGGAAAAACTGACGTTCTACTCACTGAGCAGTCCTGAGAAATTGGACAGGATTGGGGAATACCTGTTTCAACGCGCTTCCAGAGATATTTACAG GAGGAGAAATGGCTTTGTCGTTATCGCCATGGAAGCAATGGACCAGTTGTTGGTAGCTTGTCACGCACAGACTTTGAATCTCTTTGTCGAAAGTTTCTTGAAAATGGTGCAAAAGTTATTAGAATCCACGGATCCTCAGTTACAAATCCTTGCAACTCAATCG TTTGTCAGATTTGCCAATATTGAGGAGGACACGCCGTCGTATCACACACGTTACGACTTCTTTGTGTCGAAGTATTCCGCAATGTGTCATTCTAATAATGACAATCCCACCATTCGCAAGCAAATTAGACTTGCTGGAATTCAAGGACTGCAg GGCGTCGTGAGAAAGACTCTGTCAGATGACTTAGTCGAGAATATTTGGGAGCCTGTACATATGGACAAGATCGTACCGTCATTACTGtataatatgcaaaattcAAG ATACGCCGATAAGGAAGATGCAACACCGGACAGTCCAACCGAGGAACGATTGGATCCTCCACAATTTGCAGAAACTTGCATGCGAGAACTAATTGGACGTGCATCATTTGGTCACATCAGATGCGTTATAAGACCTGTATTAAG GCATCTGGATAATCATCAACTGTGGGTtcctaattattttgcaatacatacttttagaataattatgttttctattcag TCGCAGTATTCTTACACTGTGGTAGAAGCTTTAATGACGCATCTCGACGATCATTCCAAGTCGCCTCCGAAAATTCGTACCAGCATGGCGGATActttatcgaaaattatatcaatcgCTGCAGGTGAAAGTGTTG GGCCATCCGTActggaaattataaattccttGTTGTCTCATCTTCGAGTTAGCGTAACAAGAAATCAGTCGTCGAGTGTTGATGAGCGATTGTACCAAGAAGCTCTTATTAACGCCCTCGGAGAATTTGCAAATCATCTTCcggattatcaaaaaattGAGATTATGATGTTTATCATGAGTAAGGTTCCGTACAGTCAGCCAGACCGCGTTGAACCAGTTGGTAAAGGAGATGTATTGCTCCAAAGCATACTCTTAAAGTCATTATTGAAG GTCGGAACAAAGTATCAAACAATCCAGTTGAACACAACGTTTCCACCTAGCTTTTTGAACCCGCTGCTCAGAATGTCATTAGCAGCGGATGCTGAAATGAGGCTTCttgtacaaaaaatatttcatactcTGATCGACAGACATCGGAACATCACGAAACTCGCTAAGCCaac cgTGAACGTAGCAGAACTCGGACTTGTTATTGAGAAAGCATCTAGACCTGACGTAATCTTTATTCGGAAACATGGTCACGAGATCTACTTAGCACTGTACGAATCGTTGGAGATGTGCAGTAACTCCGTAGAAAATTTGGAATCTATTTACACGACATTGGCATTACTTGCCATCGAATTGGCTTCTGAGGAGACCGTAATGGACTTGTTGAGATTGGTATTGAGCCTTCAGGACTTGGCGCTGACAAATGTGCAAATCAGTCTTTCACTTAAGTTCAATTTACACGCGACAGTTATCAGTTTGTTGGTTTTGATATCGTATGTTTGTAATATTACCGCTCTTATGGACTACGCGAAAAAA GTAGTGGAAGCGCGCCGAAATGATAGCCCACATTTGCTACCGGATTTGCAATCGAAGTATGACACTGGTCTGACGTCTAGATTGGCGCCGGCTCTTTTAGTTGATCAAACTGTTGTCCACGAGTGCCTAAAAGGAGCCGGTTTTGATTGTGGAAAATTGCAAGGCTCGGGTTATAGTAATTCTCTACAACACAG GCATTCTTGGGTCGATGCTGGACGTAATTCGCTGGCTGATATTAACTCTGGAGGTCCAGAATTGGACAGTGCAGGCTCATCACCTAGCGTGCAAAAG AAATTACCTGGCGAGGAATTAACATTTGAAAGCATGAAAAGAATTTTGACGGAGAATAACAATAATCAGGGTGTGGAAGAAGAAAAGCGAATGCAGCTTTCCGAGTTCTTTAGAAACGCACCATTCCAAGATCTAGTGTCAAAGACGCAGCCAAAG CACGAAGTCTTACAGAGTAAATTATCGGAGATATTCAATTCTTTGTCTGTTGATCCACGCAACGCAGTTCCCACGACTGGGCCACAGACAGACGCTAAACCAAGTCAGACACCAGCTTACGAGATACACTTTCCTGAGCtgtttgtatattaa